A window of Lagopus muta isolate bLagMut1 chromosome 14, bLagMut1 primary, whole genome shotgun sequence contains these coding sequences:
- the NHP2 gene encoding H/ACA ribonucleoprotein complex subunit 2 isoform X1, with protein sequence MDLTSIKRGLAKGHIRSLAQFQCSLMLMFQNAIMYNAANHHVHRMALEMRREVLEQMQMLGEALLRSEHRSGQAQADPPGCEGGAEVHQQRRKGDHGAGRRHAAHRRVLPYPHHVRRQESALRLRPLQVVLNWDLDAYRKEALTKDLGAAAGSKRPTCVILLKPHEEYQEAYDECLGEVESLPLPL encoded by the exons ATGGACCTGACCAGCATCAAGAGGGGTCTGGCCAAGGGCCACATCCGTTCCTTGGCGCAATTCCAGTGCAGCCTGATGCTCATGTTCCAGAACGCCATCATGTATAACGCCGCCAACCACCACGTGCACCGCATGGCGCTGGAGATGCGCCgcgaggtgctggagcagatgcaGATGCTGGGCGAGGCCCTGCTCCGCTCGGAGCACCGCAG CGGCCAAGCACAAGCAGATCCGCCGGGGTGTGAAGGAGGTGCAGAAGTTCATCAACAAAGGCGAAAAGGG GATCACGGTGCTGGCCGGCGACACGCTGCCCATCGACGTGTACTGCCATATCCCCATCATGTGCGAAGACAGGAATCTGCCCTACGCTTACGTCCCCTCCAAGTCG ttCTGAACTGGGACCTGGATGCATACAGAAAGGAAGCACTGACCAAG gacCTCGGGGCCGCGGCCGGCTCAAAGCGACCCACCTGCGTCATCCTGCTGAAGCCACACGAGGAGTACCAGGAGGCCTACGATGAGTGCCTGGGGGAGGTGGAATCCCTGCCGCTGCCCTTGTGA
- the NHP2 gene encoding H/ACA ribonucleoprotein complex subunit 2 isoform X2, which translates to MAREKQEEPAAEAAPEFSYREQLEHLNPIAQPLASRKLTRKLYKCIRKAAKHKQIRRGVKEVQKFINKGEKGITVLAGDTLPIDVYCHIPIMCEDRNLPYAYVPSKSDLGAAAGSKRPTCVILLKPHEEYQEAYDECLGEVESLPLPL; encoded by the exons ATGGCGCGCGAGAAGCAGGAGGAGCCGGCGGCGGAGGCCGCTCCCGAGTTCTCGTACCGGGAGCAGCTCGAGCACCTGAACCCCATCGCGCAGCCGCTCGCCTCTCGCAAGCTGACGCGCAAGCTCTACAAGTGTATCAGGAAAG CGGCCAAGCACAAGCAGATCCGCCGGGGTGTGAAGGAGGTGCAGAAGTTCATCAACAAAGGCGAAAAGGG GATCACGGTGCTGGCCGGCGACACGCTGCCCATCGACGTGTACTGCCATATCCCCATCATGTGCGAAGACAGGAATCTGCCCTACGCTTACGTCCCCTCCAAGTCG gacCTCGGGGCCGCGGCCGGCTCAAAGCGACCCACCTGCGTCATCCTGCTGAAGCCACACGAGGAGTACCAGGAGGCCTACGATGAGTGCCTGGGGGAGGTGGAATCCCTGCCGCTGCCCTTGTGA
- the N4BP3 gene encoding NEDD4-binding protein 3 → MAAAQGPVSCEPDTRVLGTYLSSVPVGSMGSVGSLVEKQDLSPLELRAPLGGTRGLRQPDGLLRKGPSQRELFGYLHGAKKETRSERKHQASGACYKRDYESDRENRSPERCSREHHRGADFSKSSLPERGRFDKCRIRPSAFKAVTGKGLVSMQGLSSSKGQKLSKSNGSLHTLLSQSTTAAPQHGPLRTHLLHAISLDEASDSSHNSIQSFPSYGSRLKPAQSQFSASMGHINHIGGSLDRVSRSPRDPLAPEKAPLSCKSMATLSRLQSPGEPPPPYEFTYSLEDAVKQLEDRLKETGGELRQLKRSLSETEDPFAQAFEDKQRLWLDELEDLKQMYMARLQQVTQQAQRGQRALQLQLYKAQQEKKRLQEELSMQQCQCEETKLRQSQGERVSPKLEETKWEVCQKAAEISLLKQQLRDTQEEMAQKLGEIFSLKTQLREAKAEVQARDSQLAQLADSLQSPPEPGTSLPLGDDPMPACQDFPGCETDDSKCRGLHSDSAEPLERQVEWLWAELLRERRQGQLQAVNFELERKTWQEEKEKVLRYQRELQASYMEMYHRSQVLERELRQLRSEPRDVGADSPWIERVESSKI, encoded by the exons atggcagcagcacaaggcCCTGTGAGCTGCGAGCCTGACACCCGCGTCCTCGGCACCTACCTCTCCTCTGTGCCCGTTGGCAGCATGGGCAGCGTGGGCAGCCTGGTGGAGAAGCAGGACCTGTCCCCCCTGGAGCTGCGGGCCCCGTTGGGGGGCACACGGGGGCTTCGTCAGCCTGATGGCTTGCTGCGGAAGGGGCCGAGCCAGCGGGAGCTCTTCGGATACCTGCACGGAGCCAAAAAGGAGACCCGGTCAGAACGGAAGCACCAGGCATCAGGAGCGTGCTACAAGCGGGACTACGAGAGTGACCGCGAGAACCGATCCCCTGAGCGCTGCTCCCGGGAGCATCACCGCGGAGCTGACTTCTCCAAAAGCTCGCTGCCTGAGAGGGGCCGCTTCGACAAG TGCCGCATCAGGCCCTCGGCCTTCAAGGCAGTGACTGGGAAGGGGCTGGTCTCCATGCAAGGCCTCTCCTCATCCAAGGGGCAAAAGCTGTCCAAAAGCAATGGGAGCCTGCACACGCTGCTGTCGCAGAGCACCACGGCGGCCCCACAGCATGGCCCGCTCCGCACCCACCTGCTCCACGCCATCAGCCTGGATGAAGCCTCTGACTCCAGCCACAACTCCATCCAGAGCTTCCCCTCCTATGGCTCCCGCCTCAAGCCTGCCCAGAGCCAGTTCAGTGCCTCCATGGGCCACATCAACCACATTGGAGGTTCTCTGGACAGGGTGTCCCGGAGCCCCAGGGACCCCCTGGCTCCTGAAAAGGCACCCTTGTCCTGCAAGAGCATGGCCACGCTGAGCCggctgcagagccctggggaGCCCCCACCGCCCTATGAGTTCACCTACTCCCTGGAGGATGCGGTGAAGCAGCTGGAAGATCGGCTGAAGGAGACTGGGGGAGAGCTGCGGCAGCTCAAGAGGAGCCTCAGTGAGACCGAGGACCCCTTTGCGCAG GCATTTGAGGACAAGCAGCGGCTGTGGCTGGATGAGCTGGAGGACCTGAAGCAGATGTACAtggccaggctgcagcaggtcACACAGCAGGCACAGCGCGGCCAGCGGgcgctgcagctgcagctctacAAGGCACAGCAAGAGAAGAAgcggctgcaggaggagctgagcatgcagcagtgccagtgcgAGGAGACCAAGCTCCGGCAGTCCCAGGGTGAGCGTGTCAGCCCCAAACTGGAGGAGACCAAGTGGGAG GTGTgtcagaaggcagcagaaatctccctgctgaagcagcagctccgGGATACCCAGGAGGAGATGGCTCAGAAGCTGGGTGAGATCTTCAGCCTGAAGACGCAGCTGCGGGAGGCCAAGGCGGAGGTCCAGGCCAGGGACTCCCAGCTGGCACAACTGGCTGATTCCCTCCAGAGCCCCCCGGAGCCTGGCACCTCGCTGCCGCTGGGCGATGACCCCATGCCGGCATGCCAGGACTTCCCTGGCTGTGAAACGGATGACTCCAAGTGCCGGGGCCTCCACAGCGACTCAGCGGAGCCCCTGGAGCGGCAGGTGGAGTGGCTGTGGGCAGAGTTGCTACGGGAGCGGCGCCAGggccagctgcaggctgtgaaCTTTGAGCTGGAGAGGAAAACCtggcaggaggagaaggagaaggtgCTGCGGTACCAGCGGGAGCTCCAGGCCAGCTACATGGAGATGTACCACCGGAGCCAGGTGTTGGAGCGCGAGCTGCGGCAGCTGCGCTCGGAGCCCAGGGATGTTGGGGCTGACTCGCCATGGATTGAGCGGGTGGAGTCCTCGAAGATCTGA
- the B4GALT7 gene encoding beta-1,4-galactosyltransferase 7 produces MGPGRRRAALRLRGGGSPQLLGLLAGKFSIFQLFFLALLLGFASLLWLQLSCSGEAAPLGRGAPRPPCLPEPPAPPADDPSWGPHRLAVLVPFRERFEELLAFVPYMHRFLSKKRIRHHILVLNQVDHFRFNRASLINVGFLESGNDTDYIAMHDVDLLPLNEQLDYGFPEAGPFHVASPELHPLYHYKTYVGGILLLTKQHYEMCNGMSNRFWGWGREDDEFYRRIKGAGLQVHRPSGITTGYETFQHLHDPAWRKRDQKRIAAQKQEQFKVDREGGLNNVRYRIESRTALTVAGAPCTVLNILLDCDMSETPWCTFG; encoded by the exons ATGGGGCCGGGCCGCCGGAGAGCCGCGCTGCGCCTGCGGGGCGGCGG CTCCCCGCAGCTCCTGGGTCTCCTAGCCGGCAAGTTCTCCATCTTCCAGCTCTTCTTCCTCGCGCTGCTGCTTGGCTTCGCCTCGCTGCTCTGgttgcagctcagctgctcgGGCGAAGCGGCTCCCCTTGGGCGCGGGGCCCCCCGGCCGCCCTGCCTGCCCGAaccccccgccccgccggccgACGACCCTTCGTGGGGGCCGCACCGCCTGGCAGTGCTCGTGCCCTTCCGCGAGCGCTTCGAGGAGCTGCTGGCCTTCGTACCCTACATGCACCGCTTCCTCAGCAAGAAGAGGATCCGGCACCACATCCTGGTGCTCAACCAGGTGGACCACTTCAG GTTTAACAGAGCGTCGCTGATCAACGTGGGCTTCCTGGAGAGCGGCAATGACACGGACTACATCGCCATGCACGACGTCGACCTGCTGCCCCTCAACGAGCAGCTGGATTATGGCTTCCCCGAGGCCGGGCCCTTCCACGTGGCATCCCCAGAGCTGCACCCGCTGTACCACTACAAAACCTACGTGGGAGGGATCCTGCTGCTCACCAAGCAGCATTATGAGATG TGCAATGGCATGTCCAACCGCTTCTGGGGCTGGGGACGGGAGGACGACGAGTTTTATCGACGCATCAAAGGAGCTGGTCTCCAG GTTCACCGTCCCTCTGGAATCACAACTGGGTATGAGACATTCCAGCACCTTCATGATCCAGCCTGGAGGAAGAGAGACCAGAAGCGCATTGCTGCACAGAAGCAG GAGCAGTTTAAGGTGGATCGGGAGGGAGGTCTGAACAACGTGAGATACCGGATTGAGTCACGGACTGCTCTGACTGTGGCAGGAGCCCCCTGCACTGTCCTTAACATCTTGTTGGACTGCGACATGAGTGAGACACCGTGGTGCACGTTTGGCTGA